In the genome of Desulfovibrio aminophilus DSM 12254, one region contains:
- a CDS encoding tripartite tricarboxylate transporter permease has translation MIENLSAALALIATWYNLAAIAAGMIFGVVIGAIPGLTGNMAVALALPFTFYMHPITGLLLLVGLYKGAIYGGSISAILIKTPGTPAASCTVLDGYPLTEKGQARKALDMALYASCAADFVSNLSLIFCTGWIAAFAMRFGPPEFFTLICFSMTMIAGVSGGSAIKGFISAGLGLLAATVGLDLMFSTERLTFGNADLMAGINFIPVLIGLFALPEMLQGVGGGDAGQIAKVDAGRLTWPEFRASLKTILRGSLIGVVMGAIPAVGPAPAAFLSYSEARRTSKNGDEFGKGELEGVAAAESGNSGCCGSTMIPLLSLGVPGDPITAIMLGAFMIHGLTPGPLIFKQNAPLVYALFIGILFSSFMMYLAGRGVIRVFSKVVNIPKRLLFPSVMVLCVFGVYAVNNSMLDVLVMIVAGGVGYLMLLTHTPPAPFIIAFILGPMFEDNLRRSLIISNGGYEVFFASPISWVFIILTVASIFFTALRAFRKSRSARCAA, from the coding sequence AATGATCTTCGGCGTGGTCATCGGGGCCATTCCCGGCCTCACCGGCAACATGGCCGTGGCCCTGGCCCTGCCCTTCACCTTCTACATGCACCCCATCACCGGCCTGCTCCTGCTGGTGGGACTCTACAAGGGGGCCATCTACGGGGGCTCGATCTCGGCCATCCTGATCAAGACCCCGGGCACTCCGGCGGCCTCCTGCACGGTGCTCGACGGCTATCCCCTCACCGAGAAGGGCCAGGCCCGCAAGGCCCTGGACATGGCCCTCTACGCCTCCTGCGCCGCCGACTTCGTCTCCAACCTTTCGCTCATCTTCTGCACCGGCTGGATCGCGGCCTTCGCCATGCGCTTCGGCCCGCCGGAGTTCTTCACCCTGATCTGCTTCTCCATGACCATGATCGCGGGCGTGTCCGGCGGCTCGGCCATCAAGGGCTTCATCTCGGCGGGCCTGGGCCTGCTGGCGGCCACCGTGGGCCTGGACCTCATGTTCTCCACCGAGCGCCTGACCTTCGGCAACGCGGACCTCATGGCCGGGATCAACTTCATCCCCGTGCTCATCGGCCTCTTCGCCCTGCCCGAGATGCTTCAGGGCGTGGGCGGCGGCGACGCGGGCCAGATCGCCAAGGTGGACGCCGGGCGGCTCACCTGGCCCGAGTTCCGGGCCAGCCTGAAGACCATCCTGCGCGGCAGCCTCATCGGCGTGGTCATGGGCGCGATCCCGGCCGTGGGCCCGGCTCCGGCCGCCTTCCTCTCCTACAGCGAGGCCCGGCGGACCTCCAAGAACGGCGACGAGTTCGGCAAGGGCGAACTGGAGGGCGTGGCCGCCGCCGAGTCGGGCAACAGCGGCTGCTGCGGCTCGACCATGATCCCGCTGCTCTCCCTGGGCGTGCCCGGCGACCCGATCACGGCCATCATGCTCGGGGCCTTCATGATCCACGGCCTGACCCCCGGCCCGCTGATCTTCAAGCAGAACGCGCCCCTGGTCTACGCCCTGTTCATCGGCATCCTGTTCAGCTCGTTCATGATGTACCTGGCCGGACGCGGCGTGATCCGCGTCTTCTCCAAGGTGGTCAACATCCCCAAGCGGCTCCTGTTCCCCTCGGTCATGGTGCTCTGCGTCTTCGGCGTCTACGCGGTGAACAACAGCATGCTCGACGTGCTGGTCATGATCGTCGCCGGGGGCGTGGGCTATCTCATGCTCCTCACCCATACGCCGCCCGCGCCGTTCATCATCGCCTTCATCCTGGGCCCCATGTTCGAGGACAACCTGCGCCGGTCCCTGATCATCTCCAACGGAGGCTACGAGGTGTTCTTCGCTTCGCCCATCAGCTGGGTCTTCATCATTCTCACCGTGGCCAGCATCTTCTTCACGGCCTTGCGGGCCTTCCGCAAGTCCCGGTCCGCGAGGTGCGCGGCATGA